A window from Danio aesculapii chromosome 6, fDanAes4.1, whole genome shotgun sequence encodes these proteins:
- the myhb gene encoding LOW QUALITY PROTEIN: myosin heavy chain, fast skeletal muscle (The sequence of the model RefSeq protein was modified relative to this genomic sequence to represent the inferred CDS: inserted 3 bases in 2 codons; deleted 2 bases in 2 codons; substituted 1 base at 1 genomic stop codon) translates to MSGESEMECFGPAAIYLRKPEKERLEAQNRPFDAKTAYFVSEPKEMYLKGVLKSKDGGKATVQTLCGKTLTVKEDEIFPMNPPKFDKIEDMAMMTHLNEPTVLYNLKERYAAWMIYTYSGLFCVTVNPYKWLPVYDAVVVSGYRGKKRIEAPPHIFSISDNAYQFMLTDRENQSILITGESGAGKTVNTKRVIQYFATIAVAGKQKQEPIPGKMQGSLEDQIIAANPLLEAYGNAKTVRNDNSSRFGKFIRIHFGTTGKLASADIETYLLEKSRVTFQLSAERSYHIFYQLCTGHKPELLEALLITTNPYDYPMISQGEITVKSINDVEEFIATDTAIDILGFTAEEKVGIYKLTGAVMHHGNMKFKQKQREEQAEPDGTEVADKIAYLLGLNSADMLKALCYPRVKVGNEFVTKGQTVPQVNNATMALCKSIYEKMFLWMVVRINEMLDTKQPRQFFIGVLDIAGFEIFDFNSLEQLCINFTNEKLQQFFNHHMFVLEQEEYKKEGIEWEFIDFGMDLAACIELIEKPMGIFSILEEECMFPKATDTTFKNKLHDQHLGKTNCFQKPKPAKGKAEAHFSLVHYAGTVDYNISGWLDKNKDPLNDSVVQLYQKSSVKLLCHLYAAHASSEAESGKKGGKKKGGSFQTVSALFRENLGKLMTNLRSTHPHFVRCLIPNESKTPGLMENFLVIHQLRCNGVLEGIRICRKGFPSRILYGDFKQRYKVLNASVIPEGQFIDNKRLLRSFLAXIDVDHTQYKFGHTKVFFKAGLLGTLEEMRDEKLVILVTMTQAVCRGYVMRKEFVKMMARRESIYSIQYNIRSFMNVKHWPWMKLYFKIKPLLKSAETEKEMAAMKENFEKMKEDLAKALAKKKELEEKMVTLLQEKNDLQLQVASETENLSDAEERCEGLIKSKIQLEAKLKEATERLEDEEEINAELTAKKRKLEDECSELKKDIDDLELTLAKVEKEKHATENKVKNLTEEMTSQDEVIVKLTKEKKXLQEAHQQTLDDLQAEEDKVNTLTKAKAKLEQQVDDLEGSLEQEKKLRMDLERAKRKLEGDLKLAQESLMDLENDKQQLEEKLKKKDFETSQFLSRIEDEQSLGIQFQKKIKELQARIEELEEEIEAERAARAKVEKQRSDLARELEEISERLEEAGGATSAQIEMNKKREAEFQKLRRDLEESTLQHEATAAALRKKQADSVAELGEQIDNLQRVKQKLEKEKSELKMEVDDVSSSMEAVAKSKTNLEKMCRTLEDQLSEFKSKHDEHVRHINDLSAQKARLQTENGEMGRQLEEKESLVSQLTRSKQAYTQQIEELKRQIEEEVKAKNALAHAVQSSRHDCDLLREQYEEEQEAKAELQRSMSKANSEVAQWRTKYETDAIQRTEELEEASKXNQPCYKKKLAQRLQDAEESIEAVNAKCASLEKTKQRLQNEVEDLMIDVERANALAANLDKKQRNFDKVLAEWKQKYEETQAELEGAQKEARSLSTELFKMKNSYEETLDHLETLKRENKNLQQEITDLTEQLGETGKTIHELEKGKKTAEIEKSEIQAALEEAEATLEHEESKILRVQLELNQVKGEIDRKLAEKDEEIEQIKRNSQRIIDSMQSTLDAEVRSRNDALRIKKKMEGDLNEMEIQLSHANRQAAEAQKQLRNVQGQLKDAQLHLDEALRAQEDMKEQVAMVERRNNLMQAEIEELRVALEQTERGRKVAEQELVDASERVTLLHSQNTSLINTKKKLEADLVQIQGEMEDVVQEARNAEEKAKKAITDAAMMAEELKKEQDTSAHLERMKKNLEVTVKDLQHRLDEAESLAMKGGKKQLQKLEARVRELESEVEAEQRRGADAVKGVRKYERRVKELTYQTEEDKKNIIRLQDLVDKLQLKVKAYKRQSEDAEEQANTHLTRFRKVQHELEEAQERADIAESQVNKLRAKSREFGKGKEAEE, encoded by the exons ATGAGTGGGGAATCAGAAATGGAGTGTTTTGGCCCGGCGGCCATTTACCTCCGCAAACCAGAGAAGGAACGTCTCGAAGCTCAGAATAGGCCGTTTGATGCCAAAACCGCTTATTTCGTGTCTGAACCCAAGGAGATGTACCTCAAGGGTGTTCTCAAAAGTAAGGATGGTGGCAAAGCTACTGTGCAAACTCTCTGTGGAAAA ACCCTCACAGTGAAAGAGGATGAAATCTTCCCAATGAATCCACCAAAGTTTGATAAGATTGAGGACATGGCCATGATGACCCACCTCAACGAACCCACCGTGCTGTATAACCTCAAAGAGCGTTATGCAGCATGGATGATCTac ACCTACTCTGGGTTGTTCTGTGTCACTGTGAACCCCTATAAGTGGCTCCCGGTGTACGATGCTGTAGTTGTGTCAGGCTACAGGGGCAAGAAAAGAATTGAAGCCCCACCTCACATCTTCTCCATCTCTGACAATGCTTATCAATTCATGCTCACTG ATCGTGAGAATCAGTCTATCCTGATTAC tggaGAATCTGGTGCAGGAAAGACTGTGAACACCAAACGTGTCATCCAGTACTTTGCGACAATCGCTGTGGCTGGCAAGCAGAAGCAAGAGCCTATTCCTGGAAAAATGCAG GGGTCGCTGGAGGATCAAATCATTGCAGCCAACCCCTTGCTGGAAGCCTATGGTAACGCCAAGACTGTGAGGAATGACAACTCTTCCCGCTTT GGTAAATTCATCCGAATTCATTTCGGCACCACTGGAAAACTGGCCTCAGCTGATATTGAAACTT ATCTGCTGGAAAAGTCCAGGGTAACTTTCCAGTTGTCTGCTGAGAGGAGCTACCACATCTTCTACCAGCTCTGCACAGGCCATAAGCCAGAACTGCTGG AGGCTCTTCTGATCACCACTAACCCATACGACTATCCCATGATCAGTCAGGGTGAGATTACAGTCAAGAGCATCAATGATGTGGAAGAGTTCATTGCAACAGAT ACAGCCATTGATATTCTGGGCTTCACTGCTGAAGAGAAAGTAGGCATCTACAAGCTGACAGGAGCTGTGATGCATCATGGGAACATGAAGTTCAAGCAGAAGCAGAGGGAGGAGCAGGCTGAGCCTGATGGAACTGAGG TGGCTGATAAAATTGCTTACCTCTTGGGACTGAACTCTGCGGACATGCTGAAAGCTTTGTGTTATCCCAGAGTGAAGGTCGGGAATGAATTTGTGACCAAAGGTCAAACTGTTCCTCAG GTTAACAATGCAACCATGGCTCTGTGCAAGTCTATCTATGAGAAAATGTTCTTGTGGATGGTTGTGCGAATCAATGAGATGCTGGACACCAAACAGCCAAGACAGTTCTTCATCGGAGTGCTTGACATTGCAGGATTTGAAATCTTTGAT TTCAACAGCTTGGAGCAACTTTGCATTAACTTCACCAATGAAAAACTGCAACAGTTTTTCAATCACCACATGTTTGTACTGGAACAAGAGGAATACAAGAAAGAAGGTATTGAGTGGGAGTTCATTGACTTTGGTATGGACTTGGCTGCCTGCATTGAGCTGATTGAAAAG CCAATGGGCATTTTCTCCATCCTTGAGGAGGAGTGTATGTTCCCCAAGGCAACAGACACAACCTTCAAGAACAAGCTACATGATCAGCATCTTGGT AAAACCAATTGCTTCCAGAAGCCCAAACCTGCTAAAGGCAAGGCTGAGGCTCACTTCTCCCTTGTGCACTATGCTGGAACTGTGGATTACAACATCTCAGGCTGGCTGGATAAGAACAAGGACCCCCTTAATGACTCTGTGGTTCAGCTGTACCAGAAGTCTTCAGTGAAACTGTTGTGTCACCTGTATGCTGCTCATGCTTCATCAGAAG CTGAATCTGGCAAAAAGGGTGGAAAAAAGAAGGGAGGCTCCTTCCAGACTGTGTCTGCTTTATTCAGG GAGAATTTGGGCAAACTGATGACCAACCTGAGAAGCACTCATCCTCATTTTGTGCGTTGCTTGATTCCAAATGAGTCAAAGACTCCAG GTCTTATGGAGAACTTTCTGGTCATCCACCAGTTGCGTTGTAATGGTGTGCTGGAAGGAATCAGAATTTGCAGAAAGGGTTTCCCCAGCAGAATCCTCTATGGTGACTTTAAGCAGAG ATACAAAGTATTGAATGCCAGTGTCATCCCTGAGGGTCAGTTCATTGACAACAAGAGGCTTCTGAGAAGCTTCTTGGC CATTGATGTGGATCATACCCAGTACAAGTTTGGACACACCAAG GTGTTCTTCAAAGCTGGTCTTCTGGGTACCCTTGAGGAGATGCGAGATGAAAAACTTGTTATCCTTGTAACCATGACTCAAGCAGTCTGCAGAGGCTACGTAATGAGGAAAGAGTTTGTCAAAATGATGGCAAGGAG AGAGTCCATCTACTCCATCCAGTACAACATCCGCTCATTCATGAATGTGAAACACTGGCCATGGATGAAGCTGTATTTTAAGATCAAGCCCCTGCTGAAGAGTGCAGAGACTGAGAAGGAAATGGCAGCTATGAAAGAAAACTTTGAAAAAATGAAAGAGGATCTTGCCAAAGCACTTGCAAAGAAGAAGGAGCTGGAGGAGAAGATGGTCACCCTGCTG CAGGAGAAAAATGACCTGCAGTTACAAGTGGCATCT GAAACCGAAAACCTTTCTGATGCTGAGGAGAGATGTGAAGGACTAATCAAAAGCAAGATTCAGCTTGAGGCAAAACTTAAAGAGGCAACTGAACGATTGGAGGATGAGGAAGAAATCAACGCTGAACTTACTGCCAAAAAGAGAAAGCTGGAGGACGAGTGCTCTGAGCTGAAGAAAGACATTGATGATTTAGAGCTTACCTTAGCCAAAGTAGAGAAGGAGAAACATGCCACTGAAAACAAGGTTA AAAACCTTACTGAAGAAATGACATCTCAAGATGAGGTTATTGTAAAGCTGACTAAAGAAAAGA GCCTCCAAGAGGCACATCAGCAAACTTTGGATGATTTGCAGGCAGAGGAAGACAAAGTCAATACTCTGACGAAAGCCAAAGCAAAGCTTGAGCAGCAAGTTGATGAT CTCGAGGGTTCTCTGGAGCAGGAGAAGAAACTCCGTATGGACCTTGAGAGAGCCAAAAGAAAGCTCGAGGGTGATTTAAAACTTGCCCAGGAATCCTTAATGGACCTGGAAAATGACAAGCAACAACTAGAAGAGAAATTGAAAAA GAAGGACTTTGAGACAAGTCAGTTTCTGAGCAGGATTGAAGATGAGCAATCTCTTGGTATTCAGTTCCAGAAAAAGATTAAAGAACTTCAG GCTCGCattgaggagctggaggaagaaaTCGAGGCAGAGCGAGCTGCTCGTGCTAAGGTCGAGAAGCAGCGATCTGATCTCGCCAGGGAACTTGAGGAGATCAGCGAGAGGCTTGAAGAAGCAGGTGGTGCCACCTCTGCCCAGATTGAGATGAACAAGAAACGCGAGGCTGAGTTCCAGAAACTACGCCGCGATCTGGAGGAGTCCACCTTGCAGCACGAAGCCACGGCTGCGGCACTCCGCAAGAAGCAGGCTGACAGTGTGGCAGAGCTGGGAGAGCAGATCGACAACCTCCAGCGTGTGAAACAGAAGCTTGAAAAGGAGAAAAGTGAACTTAAAATGGAGGTTGATGATGTGTCAAGCAGTATGGAGGCTGTTGCCAAATCCAAG ACAAATCTTGAAAAGATGTGTCGTACACTGGAAGATCAGCTGAGCGAGTTTAAGTCGAAACATGACGAACATGTTCGCCACATCAATGATCTTAGTGCTCAAAAGGCAAGACTTCAGACTGAAAATG GTGAAATGGGTCGTCAACTAGAGGAAAAAGAGTCTTTAGTTTCTCAGCTGACTCGAAGCAAACAGGCTTACACTCAACAGATTGAGGAGCTGAAGAGGCAAATTGAGGAAGAAGTTAAG GCCAAAAATGCCCTGGCACATGCTGTCCAATCATCACGACATGACTGTGATCTGCTCAGAGAGCAGTACGAGGAGGAACAGGAGGCAAAAGCTGAACTTCAGCGTAGCATGTCAAAGGCCAACAGTGAAGTAGCTCAATGGAGAACCAAATATGAGACCGATGCTATTCAGCGTACTGAAGAACTCGAGGAAGCAAGTAAATGAAATCAGCCATGTTATAA GAAAAAGCTTGCTCAGCGTTTGCAGGATGCAGAGGAGTCCATTGAGGCTGTGAATGCCAAATGTGCCTCTTTGGAAAAGACTAAGCAGCGACTGCAAAATGAAGTAGAAGATCTCATGATTGACGTTGAGAGAGCTAATGCTTTGGCTGCCAACCTTGACAAGAAACAAAGGAACTTTGATAAA GTCTTGGCAGAATGGAAGCAGAAGTATGAGGAGACCCAAGCAGAGCTGGAAGGAGCCCAGAAGGAGGCTCGCTCTCTTAGCACGGAACTTTTCAAAATGAAAAATTCTTATGAGGAGACTTTGGATCATCTAGAAACTCTTAAGAGAGAGAACAAGAACCTTCAGC AGGAAATCACAGATTTAACCGAACAGCTTGGCGAGACTGGAAAGACCATCCATGAGCtggaaaaaggaaagaaaactgCGGAAATTGAAAAATCTGAAATCCAGGCTGCTCTTGAAGAAGCTGAG GCAACCTTAGAGCATGAGGAATCCAAGATTCTTCGTGTTCAGCTTGAACTGAACCAAGTGAAAGGAGAGATTGATCGGAAATTGGCGGAGAAGGATGAGGAGATTGAACAGATTAAGCGAAACAGCCAGAGAATCATCGATTCCATGCAGAGCACTCTGGATGCCGAAGTCAGAAGCAGAAACGATGCTCTGAGAATCAAAAAGAAGATGGAAGGAGACCTGAACGAGATGGAGATTCAGCTGAGCCATGCAAATCGGCAGGCAGCTGAAGCTCAGAAGCAGCTCAGGAACGTCCAAGGGCAACTCAAG GATGCTCAACTCCATCTTGATGAAGCTCTGAGGGCTCAAGAGGACATGAAAGAACAAGTTGCAATGGTTGAACGCAGGAATAACCTGATGCAGGCAGAGATCGAGGAGCTGAGAGTTGCTCTAGAGCAGACCGAAAGAGGCCGCAAAGTGGCTGAGCAGGAACTGGTGGATGCCAGTGAGCGAGTGACTCTCTTACACTCCCAA AATACCAGTCTTATAAACACCAAGAAAAAGCTGGAAGCAGATCTTGTTCAGATTCAAGGTGAGATGGAGGACGTGGTCCAGGAAGCTCGAAATGCTGAAGAGAAGGCAAAGAAAGCTATAACTGAT GCTGCCATGATGGCAGAGGAGCTGAAGAAGGAGCAGGACACAAGCGCTCATCTTGAGAGGATGAAGAAGAATCTGGAGGTTACAGTCAAAGACCTGCAGCACCGTCTAGATGAGGCTGAGAGTCTGGCCATGAAGGGTGGAAAGAAGCAGCTCCAGAAACTGGAGGCCAGA GTTCGTGAGCTGGAGAGTGAAGTCGAAGCTGAACAGAGACGCGGTGCTGATGCTGTGAAAGGAGTCCGCAAATATGAAAGAAGAGTGAAGGAACTGACTTATCAG ACTGAGGAAGATAAGAAGAATATTATTAGACTGCAAGACCTTGTGGACAAACTTCAACTGAAAGTCAAGGCCTACAAGAGACAGAGTGAAGATGCG GAGGAACAAGCCAATACTCACCTGACCAGGTTCAGGAAGGTGCAGCATGAGCTAGAGGAGGCTCAGGAGAGAGCTGACATCGCTGAGTCCCAGGTCAACAAGCTCAGAGCTAAAAGCCGTGAATTTGGAAAG GGTAAAGAGGCTGAGGAGTAA
- the arpc4 gene encoding actin-related protein 2/3 complex subunit 4, giving the protein MTATLRPYLNAVRATLQAALCLENFSSQVVERHNKPEVEVRSSKELLLQPVVISRNDKEKVLIEGSINSVRVSIAVKQADEIEKILCHKFMRFMMMRAENFFILRRKPVEGYDISFLITNFHTEQMYKHKLVDFVIHFMEEIDKEISEMKLSVNARARIVAEEFLKNF; this is encoded by the exons ATG ACGGCGACTCTGCGTCCGTACCTGAATGCTGTGCGTGCTACACTGCAGGCAGCTCTCTGTCTGGAGAACTTCTCCTCACAGGTGGTGGAAAGACACAACAAACCCGAGGTTGAAGTCCG GAGCAGTAAAGAGCTGTTGCTTCAGCCTGTTGTGATCAGTAGGAATGATAAAGAAAAGGTCCTAATAGAAGGTTCCATCAACTCTGTGCGGGTCAGCATTGCTGTCAAACAG GCTGATGAGATCGAAAAGATCCTGTGTCACAAGTTTATGCGCTTCATGATGATGAGAGCCGAAAACTTCTTCATCCTTCGGAGAAAACCTGTGGAG GGATATGACATCAGTTTCCTCATTACCAACTTCCACACAGAACAAATGTACAAGCATAAGTTAGTGGACTTTGTCATCCATTTCATGGAGGAGATCGACAAGGAAATCAGTGAGATGAAACTGTCAGTCAACGCCAGGGCTCGCATAGTTGCAGAGGAGTTCCTCAAAAAC TTTTAA
- the LOC130230954 gene encoding histone H1.10 yields MSAVVEESAPAQAPAPAEKKAKPAVTASPAKKKKKKSKGPGKYSKLVTGAIRTLGEKNGSSLFKIYNEAKKVSWFDQKNGRMYLRASIRALVLNDTLVQVKGFGANGSFKLNKKKVEKKPKKAASKKATKKTEKPTSKKAVSKKVSVKKSTKSPVKKKTPKKTSVKKATAKPKKTAAKKPKAAAKKPTKSK; encoded by the coding sequence ATGTCTGCTGTCGTCGAAGAGTCAGCGCCCGCCCAAGCGCCTGCTCCAGCGGAGAAAAAAGCTAAACCTGCCGTGACTGCTTCTCCagctaaaaagaagaaaaagaagagcaAGGGCCCCGGGAAGTACAGCAAGCTTGTCACTGGTGCCATCCGTACTCTGGGCGAGAAAAACGGCTCGTCGCTTTTCAAGATCTACAACGAAGCGAAGAAAGTGAGCTGGTTTGACCAGAAGAACGGACGCATGTATCTGCGCGCCTCCATCCGCGCGCTCGTGCTCAACGACACGCTCGTGCAGGTGAAGGGATTCGGAGCCAATGGATCCTTCAAGCTCAATAAGAAGAAAGTTGAGAAAAAGCCAAAGAAAGCTGCCTCAAAAAAGGCGACCAAGAAGACGGAGAAGCCGACCTCCAAAAAAGCCGTGAGCAAGAAAGTGAGTGTAAAGAAGAGCACCAAGAGCCCTGTTAAGAAGAAAACCCCAAAGAAGACGAGTGTGAAGAAGGCGACCGCCAAACCCAAGAAAACTGCTGCAAAAAAGCCAAAAGCTGCCGCCAAGAAGCCGACGAAATCAAAATAG
- the si:ch211-157b11.8 gene encoding LOW QUALITY PROTEIN: fibroleukin (The sequence of the model RefSeq protein was modified relative to this genomic sequence to represent the inferred CDS: deleted 1 base in 1 codon), with protein MCVRVVLLFLLGVYMMCVRVWCQRDILVAGPPNSATSPPKIHQPHSQDSRLRKTPENRKHAQVSDTSERLIQLQRCMLQHESVAVSQGDGSDSLVAFLALMAAVLTECNLHCHSQRLREMATRLENVVGKNGEKDLLLLLKSITHSKPNGLKPRTPTAPPSAGLYPQDCHEIYQLGIKENGIYTIQPDPKQPALEAVCDMVSAGGGWTVFQRRFDGKTDFNRTWQEYRDGFGSPQTEHWLGNTFLYALTANGQHTLRITLQDWHEQTRHANYNNFKVAGENQRFRLTAREYHGDAGNAFSYSKQYNHDGRAFSTYDRDHDRYAAGNCARYYGAGWWFDSCLAANLNGRFHHGRYSGITDGIYWGTWYILTEYRTGERYSFKSVEMKTRPRRS; from the exons atgtgtgtgcgtgttgtgcTGTTGTTTTTGCTGGGAGTGTATATGATGTGTGTTCGTGTGTGGTGTCAGAGGGACATTCTGGTGGCCGGACCCCCAAACAGCGCAACATCACCCCCCAAAATACATCAGCCTCACTCTCAGGACTCGAGGCTCAGAAAGACTCCAGAGAACCGCAAACATGCACAG GTGTCTGACACCTCTGAGCGGCTCATCCAGCTGCAGCGCTGTATGCTACAACATGAATCAGTGGCTGTGAGTCAGGGAGATGGGTCAGACTCACTGGTCGCCTTTCTGGCTCTAATGGCGGCGGTGCTGACTGAATGTAACCTCCACTGCCATAGTCAGAGACTGCGAGAGATGGCCACCAGACTCG AAAATGTGGTGGGCAAAAACGGGGAGAAAGACTTGCTGCTGTTACTGAAGAGTATCACACATTCTAAACCTAATGGCCTCAAACCAAGGACTCCTACAg CGCCTCCATCTGCAGGGCTTTACCCTCAAGACTGTCATGAAATCTACCAATTAGGAATCAAAGAGAACGGAATCTACACCATACAGCCCGATCCAAAGCAGCCAGCGCTGGAG GCTGTGTGTGACATGGTTTCAGCTGGAGGAGGATGGACGGTGTTCCAGCGTCGATTTGATGGA AAAACTGACTTTAACCGAACCTGGCAGGAGTACCGTGATGGATTTGGCTCCCCGCAGACAGAGCACTGGCTAGGGAACACATTTCTCTATGCATTAACCGCCAACGGGCAACACACACTCCGAATCACTCTACAAGACTGGCATGAACAGACACGCCATGCTAATTATAACAACTTTAAAGTGGCTGGAGAAAACCAGAG GTTCCGTCTGACTGCTCGAGAGTACCACGGTGATGCTGGCAATGCATTCAGCTACAGCAAACAGTACAATCACGATGGCAGAGCGTTCAGCACATATGACCGGGATCATGACCGCTACGCTGCTGGTAACTGTGCCCGTTACTATGGTGCAGGCTGGTGGTTTGATTCCTGTTTGGCTGCAAACCTCAATGGACGCTTCCATCACGGCCGTTACAGCGGCATCACAGACGGCATCTACTGGGGTACCTGGTATATCCTGACCGAGTATCGCACTGGGGAAAGATATTCATTTAAGAGCGTTGAAATGAAAACGAGACCCAGGCGAAGCtag